A window from Drosophila miranda strain MSH22 chromosome Y unlocalized genomic scaffold, D.miranda_PacBio2.1 Contig_Y2_pilon, whole genome shotgun sequence encodes these proteins:
- the LOC108159541 gene encoding mitochondrial-processing peptidase subunit alpha-like, which yields MNARGIGMLKTLKHSWRTFPRRFATKVTKVGSDEIGSGTGIGRITGGVRDKDGHNKVNTPSKEIVTHLPPLTEPLPNMPEAVYAEPMAESAVTKVTTLSNGLHIASEPRYGQFCTVGLVINSGPRYEVAYPGGVSHFLEKLAFNSTVNFPNRDAILKELEKNGGICDCQTSRDTIIYAASIDSRAIDSVTRLLADVTLRPTISEQEVNLAARAVSFELETLGMRPEQEPILMDMIHAAAYRDNTLGLPKLCPPETLESINRAVLMNYLKHHHSPSRMVFAGVGVDHDELVEHVRKYFVEEEAIWESEPESNVGPKEVDTSIAQYTGGIVKEQCEIPIYAAACLPELAHVVLGFEGCAHQDPDFVPLCVLNIMMGGGGSFSSGGPGKGMYSRLYTKVLNRYHWMYSATAYNHAYTDSGLFCIHGSAPPQHLNDMVEVIIRELLSMAAEPGREELMRSKIQLQSMLLMNLESRPVVFEDVGRQVLVSGHRKRPEHFIKEIEKVSAADIQRVATRLLSSPPSLAARGDISGLPEMSHVTSALGGAGRTGLGRRLSLFK from the exons ATGAACGCGCGAGGCATCGGCATGCTGAAAACGCTCAAGCACTCCTGGCGCAC ATTTCCACGTCGTTTCGCCACCAAAGTTACGAAAGTTGGCAGCGATGAAATTGGCAGTGGCACTGGCATAGGGAGAATCACTGGCGGCGTGCGAGACAAAGATGGCCACAACAAGGTTAATACGCCGTCGAAGGAAATCGTAACGCACCTTCCACCACTAACAGAACCACTGCCAAACATGCCGGAGGCTGTATACGCAGAGCCAATGGCTGAGAGTGCCGTCACAAAGGTAACGACTCTTTCCAATGGACTGCACATTGCCTCGGAGCCGCGCTACGGACAATTCTGTACTGTCGGGCTGGTTATAAACTCGGGCCCACGCTATGAGGTGGCCTATCCCGGAGGTGTGTCGCATTTTCTGGAAAAGCTAGCCTTCAAT TCCACAGTTAACTTTCCCAACAGAGATGCCATACTGAAAGAGCTGGAGAAGAACGGTGGCATCTGCGACTGTCAGACCTCGCGCGATACCATCATCTATGCTGCCAGCATTGACAGCAGGGCCATTGACTCGGTTACGCGTCTCTTGGCGGATGTCACTCTGCGACCCACGATAAGCGAGCAGGAGGTGAATCTAGCAGCGCGTGCTGTCAGCTTCGAGCTGGAGACGCTGGGCATGCGCCCCGAGCAGGAACCGATACTGATGGACATGATACACGCGGCTGCCTACAGGGACAATACTCTAGGCCTGCCAAAGCTTTGCCCTCCAGAGACTCTGGAAAGCATAAATCGGGCTGTGCTAATGAACTACCTGAAGCATCATCACTCTCCCAGCCGCATGGTTTTCGCAGGCGTTGGT GTGGATCACGACGAACTGGTGGAGCACGTGAGGAAGTACTTTGTAGAAGAGGAAGCCATCTGGGAGAGCGAGCCAGAAAGCAACGTGGGACCTAAAGAAGTAGACACATCTATTGCCCAGTACACTGGCGGTATTGTGAAG GAGCAATGCGAAATTCCCATTTATGCGGCGGCGTGCCTGCCAGAACTGGCGCATGTCGTCCTTGGCTTTGAAGGATGCGCTCACCAGGATCCAGACTTTGTGCCCCTCTGCGTGCTCAACATAATGATGGGTGGCGGGGGCTCCTTCTCTTCCGGCGGTCCTGGCAAGGGCATGTACTCGCGCCTCTACACCAAAGTCCTAAATCGCTACCATTGGATGTACAGTGCCACGGCATACAATCATGCCTATACCGACAGCGGCTTGTTCTGCATACACGGCAGTGCACCGCCGCAGCACTTGAACGACATGGTCGAGGTGATAATACGCGAACTGTTGAGCATGGCAGCCGAGCCGGGTCGCGAGGAGTTGATGCGCTCGAAAATACAGCTGCAATCGATGCTACTGATGAACCTGGAATCGCGACCAGTAGTGTTCGAGGATGTCGGGCGTCAGGTGCTCGTGTCTGGGCATCGCAAGCGGCCAGAGCATTTCATTAAGGAGATAG AGAAAGTGTCCGCCGCTGATATACAACGTGTGGCCACACGACTGCTCAGCTCCCCACCATCACTGGCCGCACGTGGAGACATTTCCGGCCTGCCCGAAATGAGCCATGTAACCTCCGCTCTTGGTGGTGCCGGACGCACCGGGCTGGGGCGACGATTGTCCCTCTTCAAATAG
- the LOC117193172 gene encoding protein lifeguard 1-like isoform X1: MHSPSIIMNATLLFRCQPERREPPTTSQAFDAAVQFKAAPLLESGKIIVRVPTHGYEEVYGEEVKNIHFDDQTIRKGFICKVYSILLVQLLFTCGTIALFLHHEPTQMFVQKNPVVLIVAAVLNIIVLIMIVCIEGVRRAHPTNLFCLGIFTVTMSLMLGCVSSVMNANLVLIAVGVTAFLVIGLSVDAIQTKVDYTAMGGVLVTFVMCIIDFGLSNLLMPSLTENIAMSSLMAIIACFFLIYDTQQIIGGNHEYQFSPEEYVFAALTLYVDVVRILVYILRILQKFN; encoded by the exons atgcat AGCCCCTCAATAATCATGAACGCTACCCTCCTATTCCGCTGCCAGCCTGAGAGAAGAGAACCACCAACAACATCTCAGGCGTTTGACGCCGCGGTGCAGTTTAAAGCAGCTCCGCTCTTGGAGTCTGGAAAAATCATAGTACGAGTACCTACCCATGGGTATGAGGAAGTCTATGGGGAGGAGGTTAAGAACATACACTTCGATGACCAGACCATACGCAAAGGCTTCATTTGCAAGGTTTATTCCATTCTGCTG GTACAATTGCTTTTCACCTGTGGTACTATCGCCCTTTTTCTGCACCACGAGCCAACACAAATGTTTGTGCAGAAGAATCCCGTTGTGCTCATAGTGGCCGCAGTCCTTAATATCATAGTTCTGATCATGATAGTCTGTATAGAAGGCGTCCGACGCGCTCATCCCACAAACCTTTTTTGTCTTGGAATCTTCACCGTGACAATGTCTCTGATGCTGGGCTGCGTTTCCAGCGTAATGAACGCCAACTTGGTGCTTATTGCTGTTGGAGTAACCGCGTTCCTGGTCATCGGCCTGTCTGTTGATGCCATTCAAACGAAAGTTGACTACACCGCCATGGGCGGGGTCCTAGTCACATTTGTGATGTGCATCATCGACTTTGGCTTGAGCAACCTGCTCATGCCGAGCCTCACCGAAAATATAGCCATGTCGTCTTTAATGGCCATTATTGCCTGCTTCTTCCTCATCTACGATACACAACAGATCATCGGCGGGAATCACGAATATCAGTTCAGTCCGGAGGAATACGTATTTGCCGCTCTCACACTGTACGTCGATGTGGTTCGCATTCTCGTATATATCCTACGGATTCTTCAAAAGTTCAACTAG
- the LOC117193172 gene encoding protein lifeguard 1-like isoform X2: MNATLLFRCQPERREPPTTSQAFDAAVQFKAAPLLESGKIIVRVPTHGYEEVYGEEVKNIHFDDQTIRKGFICKVYSILLVQLLFTCGTIALFLHHEPTQMFVQKNPVVLIVAAVLNIIVLIMIVCIEGVRRAHPTNLFCLGIFTVTMSLMLGCVSSVMNANLVLIAVGVTAFLVIGLSVDAIQTKVDYTAMGGVLVTFVMCIIDFGLSNLLMPSLTENIAMSSLMAIIACFFLIYDTQQIIGGNHEYQFSPEEYVFAALTLYVDVVRILVYILRILQKFN; the protein is encoded by the exons ATGAACGCTACCCTCCTATTCCGCTGCCAGCCTGAGAGAAGAGAACCACCAACAACATCTCAGGCGTTTGACGCCGCGGTGCAGTTTAAAGCAGCTCCGCTCTTGGAGTCTGGAAAAATCATAGTACGAGTACCTACCCATGGGTATGAGGAAGTCTATGGGGAGGAGGTTAAGAACATACACTTCGATGACCAGACCATACGCAAAGGCTTCATTTGCAAGGTTTATTCCATTCTGCTG GTACAATTGCTTTTCACCTGTGGTACTATCGCCCTTTTTCTGCACCACGAGCCAACACAAATGTTTGTGCAGAAGAATCCCGTTGTGCTCATAGTGGCCGCAGTCCTTAATATCATAGTTCTGATCATGATAGTCTGTATAGAAGGCGTCCGACGCGCTCATCCCACAAACCTTTTTTGTCTTGGAATCTTCACCGTGACAATGTCTCTGATGCTGGGCTGCGTTTCCAGCGTAATGAACGCCAACTTGGTGCTTATTGCTGTTGGAGTAACCGCGTTCCTGGTCATCGGCCTGTCTGTTGATGCCATTCAAACGAAAGTTGACTACACCGCCATGGGCGGGGTCCTAGTCACATTTGTGATGTGCATCATCGACTTTGGCTTGAGCAACCTGCTCATGCCGAGCCTCACCGAAAATATAGCCATGTCGTCTTTAATGGCCATTATTGCCTGCTTCTTCCTCATCTACGATACACAACAGATCATCGGCGGGAATCACGAATATCAGTTCAGTCCGGAGGAATACGTATTTGCCGCTCTCACACTGTACGTCGATGTGGTTCGCATTCTCGTATATATCCTACGGATTCTTCAAAAGTTCAACTAG